GGGCGACGGGCAGCCACGTCCTCGTGCTCCGGGGACAAGTAGCGCCGGCGCTCACTTTCGAGCTCGCCGAGGAGTGGCGAGACGGGGGACCTCTGGTTGCCCATCCCGATTCGGGACTCGTCTTCAGCCGAACCGAAGAACCCGATGGGCTGTCCGACCGGCAGGAGGTGGCGAGGCGTCTCGGTGCCAATGTGGTCTTGGAGCAGGCGCCGCCGGGCCTCAAGGAGGATATGGACGTGTTCGGCGAGCCGCCGAAAGCCTTCGCCATCATGAGACGCCTCAAGCAAGAGCTCGACCCGAGGGGCATCCTCTCGCCGGGGCGGTTCGTCGGGAGACTTTGAGATGTGCCGATGAGTCAGCTTTCTTCGCGACAGCAGAAGCTGTACCAGAAAACGCTATCCTGCGTGCACTGAGGGCTCTGTCTGCCGGCGTGCCCGGCATACGGAGTCTCGCCGCGTGAGTCCATCGCGCCGCGCGGGCAGGTCTACAACATCCGGGCCTGGCTCGAGGGACGGCTTCCCCTGGGCAAAGGCCTGTCCGGCGAGATCTACGACTGTCTCGCCTGCCGCGGTTGTGAGTCCGTGTGTCCTGCGGGTGTTCCCGTCGGCTCCATCATGGAGGATGCTCGGAGCCTTTTGACCGACGCGCGCACCGAGAGCTTCTTCTTGCGCGCGGCGAAACGAGTCATGCTCGAGGGAGTCGTCGCCCGTCCCGCCCTGCTCTCGCTCGCCATGGCCCTGTTGCATTGGGCCGAGCGCCTGGGCCTTCGTGCGCTGGCTCGCAGAGCGCTCGGCGAGCGGATGGCCTTGCTTCCCGCGATTCCTCGAAGGAGCCCCCGGCTCCCCGAGATCTTTCCCTGCGAGCGCGAGAGACGAAAGCGAGTCGCTCTCTTCACCGGATGCATCGCCTCGCATCTGTTTGCCGACGTCAACGAGGCAACCGCCCGAGTCCTTGCGAGAAACGGTTTCGAGGTGGTCGTTCCCCGAGGGCAGGTCTGTTGCGGCGCGCTACATCTCCACAATGGCCTGTCGAGGGCGGGACAAAAGCTCGCGCGCGCCAATGTCGATGCCTTCGAGACCCTGGGAGCCGAGGCGGTGATCGTCAATGCCGCGGGGTGCGGCGCCGTCCTGACGGAGTACGGAGAGCTTCTCGATGGTGACCCCGGGGCCGTCTCTTTCGCGAGACGCGTCGCGGACGTATCGGCCTTCCTCGTGCGCGAGGGATTCGAGGCTCCCTCGAAAGGACTGGGCAACATTCGCATCGCCTACGACGCCCCCTGTCATCTCTTTCACGGTCAGCGCGTGAGAAGCGAGCCCAAGGAGCTGCTCTCGCGGATTCCCGGCGTAGAGCTCGTAGACTATCGGGACTCGGAACGCTGCTGTGGGAGCGCGGGTATCTACAACCTGATTCGATATGACATGTCGATGAAGG
The genomic region above belongs to Vicinamibacteria bacterium and contains:
- a CDS encoding (Fe-S)-binding protein, with product MEDARSLLTDARTESFFLRAAKRVMLEGVVARPALLSLAMALLHWAERLGLRALARRALGERMALLPAIPRRSPRLPEIFPCERERRKRVALFTGCIASHLFADVNEATARVLARNGFEVVVPRGQVCCGALHLHNGLSRAGQKLARANVDAFETLGAEAVIVNAAGCGAVLTEYGELLDGDPGAVSFARRVADVSAFLVREGFEAPSKGLGNIRIAYDAPCHLFHGQRVRSEPKELLSRIPGVELVDYRDSERCCGSAGIYNLIRYDMSMKVLETKMRELGTTRADIIATGNPGCLLQLSEGVRRSGISAEVAHPIVLLDRAYRQSSLAG